A genomic segment from Mus musculus strain C57BL/6J chromosome 13, GRCm38.p6 C57BL/6J encodes:
- the Tmem167 gene encoding protein kish-A precursor has protein sequence MSAIFNFQSLLTVILLLICTCAYIRSLAPSILDRNKTGLLGIFWKCARIGERKSPYVAICCIVMAFSILFIQ, from the exons ATG tCTGCCATTTTCAATTTTCAGAGTCTGTTGACTGTAATCTTGCTGCTTATATGTACATGTGCTTATATCCGATCCCTGGCACCCAGCATCCTGGACAGAAATAAAACTGG ACTATTGGGAATATTTTGGAAGTGTGCCCGAATTG GGGAACGCAAGAGTCCTTATGTCGCCATATGCTGTATAGTGATGGCCTTCAGCATCCTCTTCATACAGTAG